From Cellulomonas fimi ATCC 484, a single genomic window includes:
- a CDS encoding beta-glucosidase yields MSTQTPRTTQADEAALLAALTTEEKVRLVVGAGLWSTTAVPRIGLRAMHLSDGPAGVRGVTDDPTETAASFPAPSALAATWDRDLADEVGALFAAEARRHGVDVVLAPQVNLQRTPVGGRHFECYSEDPLLTGEIAVHVVRSAQDRGVGMCVKHFVANDSETERTTYVSRVDERTLREVYLAPFERLVREARAWSVMGAYSGVDDGTTAAPVLEHRPLLTGVLKDEWGFDGVVVSDWVATNTVEDAAHGGLDLQMPGPDGPWGDGLLDAVRDGRVSGQTLDDKVLRVLRLAGRVGALDGVEPAGERRADVADVDVRAVLRRLVGRSMVVLRDTDHGLPAAPGDVRRVALLGPNAVSPFVQGGGSAYVRPERSATPADALAAAFAGAEVDVHAGAVSRMLPPQLDLAARCTDPDGQAGALVELLDADGTVLDARTTTSWGGWLRDVRADAVTVRLRTTVRLDEPGRHEVGVGTVGRHLVAIGGRVVSRGDRVVGAEVILDSSVNQPVPTTVVLDVTEPTTVEVDAHVQAVHPVGYASFARAELVHRTPGTTPDELLADAVAAAAAADLAVVVVGTNEEIESEGYDRTSLALPGTQDQLVKEVVAANPRTVVVVNAGAPVLLPWLDETPCVVWGWLGGQEWPEALADVLTGATEPSGRLPWTLPAHEDDVPVPDAVPVGGVVDYHEGVHVGYRSWLRLGRTPAAPFGHGLGWTTWDHEHAEVAARTGDGDLLVDVTVVNTGTRAGREVVQVYVEPPTGTGEDRPVRWLGGFAVVHAGPGGRATTRVHVRADALRTWDIESHGWVTPAGTYTLRVGRSSGDLRLSIDVDVPSSPAHPSAPAAGTP; encoded by the coding sequence GTGTCGACGCAGACACCCCGCACCACCCAGGCCGACGAGGCCGCGCTGCTCGCGGCGCTCACCACCGAGGAGAAGGTCCGCCTCGTGGTCGGCGCCGGGCTGTGGAGCACCACCGCGGTCCCGCGGATCGGGCTGCGCGCGATGCACCTGTCCGACGGCCCCGCGGGCGTGCGCGGCGTCACCGACGACCCGACCGAGACGGCCGCGTCGTTCCCCGCCCCCAGCGCGCTCGCCGCCACGTGGGACCGCGACCTGGCGGACGAGGTCGGCGCGCTCTTCGCCGCCGAGGCCCGCCGCCACGGCGTCGACGTCGTCCTCGCCCCGCAGGTCAACCTCCAGCGCACCCCGGTCGGCGGCCGGCACTTCGAGTGCTACTCCGAGGACCCGCTGCTCACCGGCGAGATCGCGGTGCACGTGGTGCGGTCGGCGCAGGACCGCGGCGTCGGCATGTGCGTCAAGCACTTCGTCGCCAACGACTCCGAGACCGAGCGCACCACCTACGTCTCCCGCGTCGACGAGCGCACGCTCCGCGAGGTCTACCTCGCGCCGTTCGAGCGGCTCGTCCGCGAGGCGCGCGCGTGGTCCGTGATGGGCGCGTACTCCGGCGTCGACGACGGCACGACGGCCGCCCCCGTGCTCGAGCACCGGCCGCTGCTCACGGGCGTGCTCAAGGACGAGTGGGGCTTCGACGGCGTCGTCGTCTCCGACTGGGTCGCGACCAACACCGTCGAGGACGCGGCGCACGGCGGCCTCGACCTGCAGATGCCCGGTCCGGACGGGCCGTGGGGGGACGGGCTGCTCGACGCCGTCCGCGACGGCCGCGTGAGCGGGCAGACGCTCGACGACAAGGTCCTGCGCGTGCTGCGGCTCGCGGGCCGCGTCGGTGCGCTCGACGGCGTCGAGCCCGCGGGAGAGCGGCGCGCGGACGTGGCCGACGTCGACGTGCGGGCCGTGCTGCGCCGCCTCGTCGGCCGGTCGATGGTCGTGCTGCGCGACACCGACCACGGCCTGCCCGCGGCGCCCGGCGACGTCCGCCGGGTCGCCCTGCTCGGGCCCAACGCCGTGAGCCCGTTCGTGCAGGGCGGCGGGTCGGCGTACGTGCGGCCCGAGCGCTCCGCGACCCCCGCGGACGCGCTCGCCGCGGCCTTCGCCGGGGCCGAGGTCGACGTCCACGCCGGCGCCGTGTCGCGGATGCTGCCGCCGCAGCTCGACCTCGCGGCGCGCTGCACCGACCCGGACGGGCAGGCGGGTGCGCTCGTCGAGCTGCTCGACGCCGACGGCACGGTCCTCGACGCCCGTACGACCACGAGCTGGGGCGGCTGGCTGCGGGACGTGCGCGCCGACGCCGTGACCGTCCGGCTGCGCACCACCGTCCGGCTCGACGAGCCCGGGCGGCACGAGGTCGGCGTCGGGACGGTCGGCCGGCACCTCGTCGCGATCGGCGGGCGGGTCGTGTCCCGCGGGGACCGCGTCGTCGGGGCGGAGGTGATCCTCGACTCGTCCGTGAACCAGCCGGTGCCCACGACGGTCGTCCTCGACGTGACCGAGCCGACGACCGTCGAGGTCGACGCGCACGTGCAGGCCGTGCACCCCGTCGGGTACGCGTCGTTCGCGCGCGCCGAGCTCGTGCACCGCACCCCGGGCACGACCCCCGACGAGCTGCTCGCCGACGCCGTCGCGGCCGCCGCCGCCGCGGACCTGGCCGTCGTCGTCGTCGGCACCAACGAGGAGATCGAGTCCGAGGGGTACGACCGCACGAGCCTCGCGCTGCCGGGCACGCAGGACCAGCTCGTGAAGGAGGTCGTCGCCGCGAACCCGCGCACGGTCGTCGTCGTCAACGCGGGCGCGCCCGTGCTGCTGCCGTGGCTCGACGAGACGCCGTGCGTCGTGTGGGGCTGGCTCGGCGGGCAGGAGTGGCCCGAGGCGCTGGCCGACGTGCTCACGGGCGCGACCGAGCCGTCGGGCCGGCTGCCGTGGACGCTGCCCGCGCACGAGGACGACGTCCCGGTCCCGGACGCGGTCCCCGTCGGCGGGGTCGTCGACTACCACGAGGGCGTGCACGTCGGGTACCGGTCGTGGCTGAGGCTCGGCCGGACGCCCGCGGCGCCGTTCGGGCACGGGCTCGGCTGGACGACGTGGGACCACGAGCACGCGGAGGTCGCGGCCCGGACCGGCGACGGCGACCTGCTCGTCGACGTCACCGTGGTCAACACCGGCACCCGCGCGGGCCGCGAGGTCGTCCAGGTCTACGTCGAGCCGCCCACCGGGACGGGCGAGGACCGGCCCGTGCGCTGGCTCGGCGGCTTCGCGGTCGTCCACGCCGGACCCGGCGGGCGCGCGACCACCCGGGTGCACGTGCGCGCCGACGCGCTGCGCACCTGGGACATCGAGAGCCACGGCTGGGTGACCCCCGCCGGGACGTACACGCTGCGCGTCGGCCGCTCGTCGGGCGACCTGCGCCTCTCGATCGACGTCGACGTCCCGTCGTCGCCGGCCCACCCGTCGGCCCCCGCGGCCGGCACCCCCTGA
- a CDS encoding ABC transporter permease, with protein sequence MRFFVRRGIFYVVTAWAAVTINFIIPRLMPGDPVKAIMAKSQGKLDSSAEAAIRTLFGLDEDKSVWQQYLDYWNLLLHGNLGVSFTYYPTPVAEMIQQTLPWTVGLVGIATVVAFLVGTLVGTGIGWRRGTWADSLLPISTFFSAVPYFWLGLVVIAIFSVNLGWFPSSGAYDRSMVPAFTPEFIGSVLYYGTLPALTIVISSIAGWILGMRNMMVTVSSEDYVTVAQAKGLSERAVVFGYAARNAVLPQISSFALSLGFIVGGTLIMEMVFSYPGIGFLLYNATTNHDYTLMQGCFLVITLSVLVANVVADFVYAVLDPRTRQEG encoded by the coding sequence GTGAGGTTCTTCGTCCGACGCGGCATCTTCTACGTCGTCACCGCCTGGGCCGCGGTGACCATCAACTTCATCATCCCCAGGCTCATGCCCGGCGACCCGGTCAAGGCGATCATGGCCAAGTCGCAGGGCAAGCTCGACTCGTCCGCCGAGGCCGCGATCCGCACGCTGTTCGGGCTCGACGAGGACAAGAGCGTCTGGCAGCAGTACCTCGACTACTGGAACCTGCTGCTGCACGGGAACCTCGGCGTCTCGTTCACCTACTACCCGACGCCCGTCGCGGAGATGATCCAGCAGACGCTGCCGTGGACGGTCGGGCTCGTCGGCATCGCGACCGTCGTCGCCTTCCTCGTCGGGACGCTCGTCGGCACGGGCATCGGCTGGCGGCGCGGCACGTGGGCCGACTCGCTGCTGCCGATCTCGACGTTCTTCTCCGCGGTGCCGTACTTCTGGCTCGGGCTCGTCGTCATCGCGATCTTCTCGGTGAACCTCGGGTGGTTCCCGTCGTCCGGCGCGTACGACCGGTCCATGGTGCCCGCGTTCACGCCCGAGTTCATCGGGTCCGTCCTCTACTACGGGACGCTGCCCGCGCTGACGATCGTGATCTCGTCGATCGCCGGCTGGATCCTCGGGATGCGGAACATGATGGTGACCGTCTCCTCGGAGGACTACGTGACCGTCGCGCAGGCCAAGGGCCTGTCGGAGCGGGCCGTGGTCTTCGGCTACGCCGCCCGCAACGCGGTCCTCCCGCAGATCTCGTCGTTCGCCCTGTCCCTCGGCTTCATCGTCGGCGGGACGCTCATCATGGAGATGGTCTTCTCCTACCCGGGCATCGGCTTCCTGCTCTACAACGCGACGACCAACCACGACTACACGCTCATGCAGGGCTGCTTCCTCGTGATCACCCTGTCCGTGCTGGTCGCGAACGTCGTCGCGGACTTCGTCTACGCCGTGCTCGACCCGCGCACCCGGCAGGAGGGCTGA
- a CDS encoding ABC transporter ATP-binding protein → MSAQPVERRVPAADPVLEIRNLSVDYGYDENPVHVLRQASLTLNRGEVLGLAGESGCGKSTLAYAATRLLPPPGLITGGQVLFHGRDGSTADILTMSDAELRASRWQDLAIVFQGAMNSLNPVFRVGRQIADAIRAHRPGVSQKEALERAADLLDMVGISPDRLRAYPHQLSGGMRQRVMIAMALALDPQVLIMDEPTTALDVVMQRQIVEQIAELRDRLGFSVVFITHDVSLLIEIADRIAIMYAGEIVEDASAQDVYRRPRHPYANGLLHSFPPLRGPRRELGGIPGSPPDLARLPSGCPFRARCPFVFDACAHVQPELVAPAVAGDDPRRSVACLRHDPDRVAAAGFTPVPVPPELAVR, encoded by the coding sequence GTGAGCGCGCAACCTGTCGAGCGGCGGGTCCCGGCCGCGGACCCCGTCCTGGAGATCCGCAACCTGTCCGTGGACTACGGGTACGACGAGAACCCGGTGCACGTGCTGCGCCAGGCGTCGCTGACCCTGAACCGCGGAGAGGTCCTCGGCCTCGCGGGCGAGTCCGGCTGCGGCAAGTCGACGCTCGCGTACGCCGCGACCCGGCTGCTGCCGCCGCCCGGCCTCATCACGGGCGGGCAGGTGCTGTTCCACGGCCGTGACGGCTCGACCGCCGACATCCTCACGATGTCCGACGCCGAGCTGCGCGCGTCGCGGTGGCAGGACCTGGCGATCGTCTTCCAGGGCGCGATGAACTCGCTCAACCCCGTGTTCCGGGTGGGCCGGCAGATCGCCGACGCGATCCGCGCGCACCGCCCCGGCGTCTCGCAGAAGGAGGCCCTCGAGCGCGCCGCCGACCTGCTCGACATGGTCGGCATCTCGCCCGACCGGCTGCGTGCCTACCCGCACCAGCTCTCGGGCGGCATGCGGCAGCGCGTCATGATCGCCATGGCGCTCGCCCTGGACCCGCAGGTCCTCATCATGGACGAGCCCACCACGGCCCTCGACGTCGTCATGCAGCGGCAGATCGTCGAGCAGATCGCCGAGCTCCGCGACCGCCTCGGGTTCTCCGTCGTCTTCATCACGCACGACGTCTCGCTGCTCATCGAGATCGCCGACCGCATCGCGATCATGTACGCCGGCGAGATCGTCGAGGACGCCTCCGCGCAGGACGTCTACCGCCGCCCCCGCCACCCCTACGCCAACGGGCTGCTGCACTCGTTCCCGCCGCTGCGGGGCCCGCGGCGCGAGCTGGGCGGCATCCCCGGCTCCCCGCCGGACCTCGCGCGGCTGCCCTCCGGCTGCCCGTTCCGCGCCCGCTGCCCGTTCGTCTTCGACGCGTGCGCGCACGTCCAGCCCGAGCTCGTCGCCCCCGCGGTCGCCGGCGACGACCCGCGGCGCTCGGTCGCGTGCCTGCGCCACGACCCGGACCGCGTCGCGGCGGCCGGCTTCACCCCCGTCCCCGTCCCGCCGGAGCTCGCCGTGCGCTGA
- a CDS encoding ABC transporter substrate-binding protein produces MRTRKLATMVAGLSAVALLATACSGGGGTSDDSTGGGDGAVLTIGMPNGPQNENQSPLIPTGSAAKSLGYAWVIYESLMQVNDVNPLEDPEPWLAESVTWNADYTEAKIVAREGVTWSDGEEFTAEDIGFTLQLLIDYPAINNNFPDQIGSVSTEGDTVTITFTAPQYVNQVKLLQQVIVPEHLWKDVDPTTYTDTDPVGTGPYLLDTWTPQAATLVPNPDYWGGEPKVAKLQYSSYNDNNALTTALTTGEAQWGWTFIADFEDVFIAKDPEHNHQVAGGGFGSDILFLNNETKPFNDVAFRKALNLVVDRAQISNLAGAGVWPVITSVTGMPMPSGEQYLADDLVGEELEVDVDAAKDLLTDAGYTWNADDKLVDPDGEVVTFELVNPAGWNDYLTALDLIKTAAAELGVDATVNAANQDAWFNDIIPFGNFQATLHWTDGGATPWNMYANLMDGASYVPLGETATWNFGRYKNDEVTQALAEFKGASDEAARSAAIATVQKAYVEDVPGLVIWSRPAVAQYSTKNYTGFPTADDLYANPQPTGPQAARIVMNLEPTQD; encoded by the coding sequence GTGAGAACGCGCAAGCTCGCAACGATGGTGGCCGGTCTGTCCGCCGTCGCGCTGCTCGCCACCGCCTGCTCGGGCGGCGGCGGCACGTCCGACGACAGCACCGGAGGCGGCGACGGCGCCGTCCTGACGATCGGCATGCCCAACGGCCCGCAGAACGAGAACCAGAGCCCGCTCATCCCGACGGGGTCGGCGGCGAAGTCCCTCGGGTACGCCTGGGTGATCTACGAGTCGCTCATGCAGGTCAACGACGTCAACCCGCTCGAGGACCCCGAGCCCTGGCTCGCCGAGTCCGTCACGTGGAACGCCGACTACACGGAGGCGAAGATCGTCGCCCGCGAGGGCGTGACGTGGTCCGACGGCGAGGAGTTCACGGCCGAGGACATCGGCTTCACGCTGCAGCTCCTCATCGACTACCCGGCGATCAACAACAACTTTCCGGACCAGATCGGGTCGGTCTCGACCGAGGGCGACACGGTGACGATCACCTTCACCGCCCCGCAGTACGTCAACCAGGTCAAGCTGCTCCAGCAGGTCATCGTCCCCGAGCACCTGTGGAAGGACGTCGACCCGACGACCTACACCGACACCGACCCCGTCGGCACCGGGCCGTACCTGCTCGACACCTGGACGCCGCAGGCCGCGACGCTCGTCCCGAACCCCGACTACTGGGGCGGCGAGCCGAAGGTCGCGAAGCTGCAGTACTCGTCGTACAACGACAACAACGCCCTGACGACCGCCCTCACCACGGGCGAGGCGCAGTGGGGCTGGACGTTCATCGCGGACTTCGAGGACGTCTTCATCGCCAAGGACCCCGAGCACAACCACCAGGTGGCGGGCGGCGGCTTCGGCAGCGACATCCTGTTCCTCAACAACGAGACGAAGCCGTTCAACGACGTGGCGTTCCGCAAGGCGCTCAACCTCGTCGTCGACCGCGCGCAGATCTCGAACCTCGCAGGTGCCGGGGTCTGGCCCGTCATCACGAGCGTCACGGGCATGCCGATGCCGTCCGGCGAGCAGTACCTCGCCGACGACCTCGTCGGCGAGGAGCTCGAGGTCGACGTCGACGCCGCCAAGGACCTGCTCACCGACGCCGGCTACACGTGGAACGCCGACGACAAGCTCGTCGACCCCGACGGCGAGGTCGTGACGTTCGAGCTGGTCAACCCCGCCGGCTGGAACGACTACCTGACGGCGCTCGACCTCATCAAGACGGCCGCCGCCGAGCTCGGCGTCGACGCCACGGTCAACGCCGCGAACCAGGACGCGTGGTTCAACGACATCATCCCGTTCGGCAACTTCCAGGCGACCCTGCACTGGACCGACGGCGGCGCGACCCCGTGGAACATGTACGCGAACCTCATGGACGGCGCGTCGTACGTGCCGCTCGGCGAGACCGCGACGTGGAACTTCGGCCGGTACAAGAACGACGAGGTCACGCAGGCGCTCGCGGAGTTCAAGGGCGCGTCCGACGAGGCCGCCCGGTCCGCCGCGATCGCGACCGTGCAGAAGGCGTACGTCGAGGACGTCCCGGGCCTGGTCATCTGGTCCCGCCCGGCCGTCGCGCAGTACTCGACGAAGAACTACACGGGCTTCCCGACCGCGGACGACCTCTACGCGAACCCGCAGCCCACGGGCCCGCAGGCCGCGCGGATCGTCATGAACCTGGAGCCGACGCAGGACTGA
- a CDS encoding TetR/AcrR family transcriptional regulator encodes MVSTMDEAVPPAAPAAAGPTTPRRTRRPRQATVERRAEILRAAAHTFGTKGYKTGSLAEVAEQVGITHAGVLHHFGSKEQLLVEVLEYRDKEDVRDLEGQHIPGGLELFRHLVRTARMNADRRGIVQGYTVLTGESVTENHPARAWVTDRFHVLRGEIADAVVEVGGGSVPTDVAQRAASAIIGVMDGLQVQWLLDDTVDLPEATAFAIEAILAAAVAGDARPRPLT; translated from the coding sequence ATGGTTTCGACCATGGACGAGGCCGTTCCCCCCGCCGCTCCCGCCGCCGCCGGGCCCACGACGCCCCGACGCACCCGCCGACCGCGCCAGGCGACCGTCGAGCGCCGCGCCGAGATCCTGCGCGCCGCCGCGCACACGTTCGGCACGAAGGGGTACAAGACCGGCTCCCTCGCCGAGGTCGCGGAGCAGGTCGGCATCACGCACGCCGGCGTCCTGCACCACTTCGGGTCCAAGGAGCAGCTGCTCGTCGAGGTGCTCGAGTACCGCGACAAGGAGGACGTGCGCGACCTCGAGGGGCAGCACATCCCCGGCGGGCTCGAGCTCTTCCGGCACCTCGTCCGCACCGCGCGCATGAACGCCGACCGCCGCGGGATCGTGCAGGGCTACACCGTCCTGACCGGCGAGTCCGTCACGGAGAACCACCCCGCGCGCGCCTGGGTCACCGACCGCTTCCACGTCCTGCGCGGCGAGATCGCGGACGCCGTCGTCGAGGTGGGCGGAGGGAGCGTTCCCACCGACGTCGCGCAGCGTGCCGCGAGCGCGATCATCGGCGTCATGGACGGCCTGCAGGTGCAGTGGCTGCTCGACGACACCGTCGACCTGCCCGAGGCCACCGCCTTCGCGATCGAGGCGATCCTCGCCGCCGCCGTCGCCGGTGACGCCCGCCCCCGCCCCCTCACCTGA
- a CDS encoding YciI family protein: MKYMLLIWNRPGFTDELSEADRTALFAEVGEIMAELSERGELVGGEALADPSAARTTRLVDGRTTLTDGPFVESKEQFAGYLAIDVETHERAEEIAARWPDTRFGGAIELRAVMTDAGAEM; this comes from the coding sequence ATGAAGTACATGCTGCTCATCTGGAACCGACCCGGCTTCACGGACGAGCTGTCCGAGGCCGACCGCACGGCGCTGTTCGCGGAGGTCGGCGAGATCATGGCGGAGCTGTCCGAGCGCGGCGAGCTCGTCGGCGGCGAGGCGCTGGCGGACCCGTCGGCGGCCCGGACGACGCGGCTGGTCGACGGCCGCACCACGCTCACGGACGGCCCGTTCGTGGAGAGCAAGGAGCAGTTCGCCGGGTACCTCGCGATCGACGTCGAGACGCACGAGCGTGCCGAGGAGATCGCCGCTCGCTGGCCGGACACCCGGTTCGGCGGCGCGATCGAGCTGCGTGCGGTCATGACGGACGCCGGCGCGGAGATGTGA
- a CDS encoding ABC transporter permease: MAVETSVLTETETVATDATAPVTGKRTLLFLRNAKALTGLAILGFFGVLAVVGPWIAPYDPSAVSADILQPPSGAHWFGTTHLGQDILSQVLVGTRGVLVVGLVAGVLATVIGVLVGVTAGFVGGAGDETLSALSNIFLVIPQLPLIILIAGQLPSAGGLTVAAVIAVTGWAWGARVLRAQTLSLRRRDFVEAARANGERTWRIVLAEILPNLTAIIAAGFVGTVTFAVLSQITLAFIGVTSVSEWNWGTILFWAQGNLALQRGAWWWFVPAGLCIALLGMALTLINFGIDEFVNPRLRSTGLHARSLRKRGIRPRIGFTPVVHEAKEDRS; encoded by the coding sequence ATGGCCGTCGAGACTTCCGTCCTCACCGAGACCGAGACGGTCGCGACCGACGCGACCGCACCCGTCACCGGCAAGCGCACGCTGCTGTTCCTGCGCAACGCCAAGGCCCTCACCGGCCTCGCGATCCTCGGGTTCTTCGGCGTGCTCGCCGTGGTCGGGCCGTGGATCGCGCCCTACGACCCGAGCGCCGTGAGCGCCGACATCCTCCAGCCACCGTCGGGCGCGCACTGGTTCGGCACCACGCACCTGGGCCAGGACATCCTGTCGCAGGTGCTCGTCGGGACCCGCGGCGTGCTCGTCGTCGGGCTCGTCGCGGGCGTCCTCGCGACCGTCATCGGCGTGCTCGTCGGCGTCACCGCCGGGTTCGTCGGGGGAGCGGGCGACGAGACGCTGTCGGCGCTGTCGAACATCTTCCTCGTGATCCCGCAGCTGCCGCTCATCATCCTCATCGCCGGGCAGCTGCCGTCCGCGGGCGGGCTCACCGTCGCCGCCGTCATCGCCGTCACCGGCTGGGCGTGGGGCGCGCGCGTGCTGCGCGCCCAGACGCTGTCCCTGCGCAGGCGCGACTTCGTCGAGGCCGCCCGGGCGAACGGCGAGCGGACCTGGCGGATCGTCCTCGCGGAGATCCTGCCCAACCTCACCGCGATCATCGCCGCCGGGTTCGTCGGCACGGTGACCTTCGCGGTCCTGTCGCAGATCACGCTCGCGTTCATCGGCGTCACGTCGGTGTCCGAGTGGAACTGGGGGACCATCCTGTTCTGGGCGCAGGGCAACCTCGCGCTCCAGCGCGGGGCCTGGTGGTGGTTCGTGCCCGCAGGCCTGTGCATCGCCCTGCTCGGCATGGCCCTCACGCTCATCAACTTCGGCATCGACGAGTTCGTCAACCCGCGCCTGCGCTCGACCGGGCTGCACGCCCGCAGCCTGCGCAAGCGCGGCATCCGCCCCCGCATCGGCTTCACGCCGGTCGTGCACGAGGCCAAGGAGGACCGGTCGTGA
- a CDS encoding ABC transporter ATP-binding protein: MTLPAPPDAPVADQQPDDTPVLQAVDLRKHFVTGSFRNRATVHAVDDVNLSLHRGRVVALVGESGSGKSTIARLLSQLLPVSGGQILLHGQDAVVRRRGAFRRYVRRVQMIFQDPFGSLNPVHTVRYTLTRSIRIHQGRLRGADLEDALTTLLERVQLTPVERYVDKFPHELSGGQRQRVAIARALAADPEVLLADEPISMLDVSIRLGILNLLRDLRDRLQIAILYITHDIASARYFADRTMVMYAGRIVETGDSESVTQDPRHPYTQLLVRSAPDPDDLDARARGARGEAPSLVRPPTGCRFHPRCPFAVDLCRTEVPPLLAVGEGREAACWGYSDRADRPHVGDVLDAYGERPSIDVDLLHAAEDEAHVESVAVETVAVETLTVDTKEGDR, translated from the coding sequence ATGACCCTCCCCGCCCCTCCCGACGCGCCCGTCGCGGACCAGCAGCCCGACGACACCCCGGTGCTGCAGGCCGTCGACCTGCGCAAGCACTTCGTCACCGGCTCGTTCCGCAACCGCGCGACGGTGCACGCCGTCGACGACGTGAACCTGTCCCTGCACCGTGGCCGCGTCGTCGCCCTCGTCGGCGAGTCCGGCTCGGGCAAGTCGACGATCGCGCGGCTGCTGTCGCAGCTGCTCCCCGTGAGCGGCGGGCAGATCCTGCTGCACGGGCAGGACGCCGTCGTCCGCCGACGCGGCGCGTTCCGCCGCTACGTGCGGCGCGTCCAGATGATCTTCCAGGACCCGTTCGGGTCGCTGAACCCGGTGCACACCGTGCGCTACACGCTGACCCGCAGCATCCGGATCCACCAGGGCCGGCTGCGCGGCGCGGACCTCGAGGACGCGCTCACGACGCTGCTCGAGCGTGTGCAGCTCACGCCCGTCGAGCGGTACGTCGACAAGTTCCCGCACGAGCTGTCCGGCGGGCAGCGGCAGCGCGTCGCGATCGCCCGGGCCCTGGCCGCGGACCCCGAGGTGCTGCTCGCCGACGAGCCGATCTCGATGCTCGACGTGTCGATCCGCCTCGGCATCCTCAACCTGCTGCGCGACCTGCGCGACCGGCTGCAGATCGCGATCCTCTACATCACGCACGACATCGCCTCGGCCCGCTACTTCGCCGACCGGACGATGGTCATGTACGCGGGGCGCATCGTCGAGACCGGCGACTCCGAGTCGGTGACGCAGGACCCGAGGCACCCGTACACGCAGCTCCTCGTCCGCTCGGCGCCCGACCCCGACGACCTCGACGCGCGTGCCCGCGGAGCCCGGGGGGAGGCGCCGTCCCTCGTCCGCCCCCCGACCGGCTGCCGGTTCCACCCCCGCTGCCCGTTCGCGGTCGACCTGTGCCGCACCGAGGTGCCGCCGCTGCTCGCCGTGGGCGAGGGGCGCGAGGCCGCGTGCTGGGGGTACTCCGACCGGGCCGACCGGCCACACGTCGGGGACGTGCTCGACGCGTACGGCGAGCGCCCGTCGATCGACGTGGACCTGCTGCACGCGGCCGAGGACGAGGCGCACGTCGAGAGCGTGGCCGTCGAGACCGTGGCCGTCGAGACCCTGACCGTCGACACCAAGGAGGGCGACCGGTGA
- a CDS encoding RNA polymerase sigma factor: MAPARVEDLLRTTGPQVLAALVRRHGRFDACEDAVQEALLAAATQWPVEGVPADPRAWLTTVARRRLTDAWRSERARRVREATVALDPAVRRTAPGADEEPPSHDDTLTLLLLCCHPALSPASQVALTLRAVGGLTTAEIAAAHLVPEATMAQRITRAKRTMRGEPFTLPSAAELPVRVAAVREVLYLVFTEGYTASGGADLVRVDLTTEAIRLARLLHALLPDDGESTGLLALMLLTDAHRAARLGADGTLVPLAEQDRTLWDPEQIAEGVGLVEAALAVHPAGPYLLQAAIAAVHAEAPTAAGTDWPQVAALYRLLDHVAPGPMVTLNRAVAVAMVSGPRAGLDLLRPLHDDPRTADHHRLWAVRAHLLERAGDEEAALDAYRRAARLTTSLPERRYLESAAGRLAPAPDARHAGT, from the coding sequence GTGGCCCCCGCTCGCGTCGAGGACCTGCTGCGCACGACGGGCCCGCAGGTGCTCGCGGCCCTCGTGCGCCGGCACGGGCGGTTCGACGCGTGCGAGGACGCCGTGCAGGAGGCGCTGCTCGCGGCCGCGACCCAGTGGCCCGTCGAGGGCGTGCCCGCCGACCCGCGGGCGTGGCTCACGACCGTCGCGCGGCGGCGGCTCACCGACGCGTGGCGCTCCGAGCGTGCCCGCCGGGTCCGGGAGGCGACGGTCGCCCTGGACCCGGCGGTGCGTCGCACCGCGCCGGGCGCCGACGAGGAGCCGCCGTCGCACGACGACACGCTCACGCTGCTGCTCCTGTGCTGCCACCCCGCGCTGTCGCCCGCCTCGCAGGTGGCGCTCACCCTGCGGGCGGTCGGCGGGCTGACGACGGCCGAGATCGCCGCCGCGCACCTCGTGCCGGAGGCGACCATGGCGCAGCGCATCACCCGCGCGAAGCGCACCATGCGCGGCGAGCCGTTCACGCTCCCGTCCGCCGCCGAGCTGCCCGTGCGCGTCGCCGCCGTCCGGGAGGTCCTCTACCTCGTCTTCACCGAGGGCTACACGGCGTCCGGCGGCGCCGACCTCGTGCGCGTCGACCTCACCACGGAGGCGATCCGGCTGGCGCGCCTGCTGCACGCCCTGCTCCCCGACGACGGGGAGAGCACCGGCCTGCTGGCGCTCATGCTGCTCACCGACGCGCACCGCGCCGCCCGGCTCGGCGCGGACGGCACGCTCGTGCCGCTCGCCGAGCAGGACCGCACTCTCTGGGACCCGGAGCAGATCGCCGAGGGGGTCGGCCTCGTCGAGGCGGCGCTCGCCGTGCACCCCGCGGGGCCCTACCTGCTGCAGGCCGCGATCGCCGCGGTGCACGCCGAGGCCCCGACGGCCGCCGGCACCGACTGGCCGCAGGTCGCCGCCCTCTACCGCCTCCTCGACCACGTCGCGCCCGGCCCGATGGTCACGCTCAACCGCGCGGTCGCCGTCGCGATGGTCTCGGGTCCGCGAGCGGGCCTCGACCTGCTACGTCCCCTGCACGACGACCCGCGCACCGCGGACCACCACCGGCTCTGGGCGGTCCGCGCGCACCTCCTGGAACGCGCGGGCGACGAGGAGGCTGCACTCGACGCCTACCGCCGTGCCGCCCGCCTCACCACGAGCCTCCCCGAACGCCGCTACCTGGAGTCCGCCGCGGGCCGCCTCGCGCCCGCCCCCGACGCGCGGCACGCGGGCACCTGA